The following is a genomic window from Zerene cesonia ecotype Mississippi chromosome 25, Zerene_cesonia_1.1, whole genome shotgun sequence.
GTAATTTACTTTGACCAATGAAGAATTAAAGGAAGATCAAGCAAACGGCTGTTTATAAGACGCATTCTTTCACTCTCACACTTAAAATAGAATGCATCTCGCTCGCTCGCGACACTGGTCAGGCATTTACCTGACTTACGTTATGCCATTCTGAAGTGCGTACAACGTATTTAGTGTGCGTAACTTGAAAAATATCTTAGGATACATCATGCTCGTAGCGACAGTTATATGGTGTTATCTATGTACATatgttatagaaaattaaatgttatccACGTTTCAAGTTACGAAATTCTAATGAGATTGGCAATTGCATGTTAAGAGTGTGATTGCCGTTCGATTTTAAACAAGGACCAGACACATATGGAATTGGAGCATGTAAATTGTATGgattataacatacaattgCTAGTCTTATGCATTTATTGCGCGTTtgcacataatttaaaaatagaacgaatacagattataaaacaattttaattgctattattttaatgacataaaTACGGATAAATTATTGGCGCCAAAAGTAAGTGTCAAAGTTTTTAGGTTATGTGCAAACAGCGTTTGTTTAGCTCACTTAGTATATTGTTGTTACATGAACCTACAAGACTATGTAACTATTTTTCGTGCATTTACTGTAATCCTTTTTACTATTAGGTCTTTTGAAGAggtgatatttttaactattgtCTTTTTCGGGACACTTTCtctgtatatatatgaatgttGATGTTTGAATATTaggtagatatattttaatatcggaTAACGACACTTAGATATCAACTTACATGCAATGACCATTAACATCTCTtgctttattttcatactaaATGACTTGTTACAAACTTTGAACAAGTTAATCGTATCGTATTATAAACGGAATGTTAACATcatgacaataaataaaatctatatttccgatctaataaaaaatatttcggaTCAAACGTCTGTTTaaagatacatattttttgcaaaattataaatatattacaagcaATTATATCTTCGTATatggcaataaataaaatagtaataattataatgcatttatgtattttgttctTGAAAGTTTATGTATAGAATTATtaagcataataaatattgcatttaaatgtGAGAGAGTATATTTTTGGGTAGTTGAATGGAATCGCGGTTTGTTAAAAGGCTAAAAGAGAATTGTAtagtatatttcttaaaagaaACCTTGTGGATATCATATTCCCTAGTATTATTGACGGTCCCTTCAATCAATACTGacttataatgaatttattctttataacatCCATAATCAACTGTGTTTGTGATAATGGAGGCATTTTATGTCACCTAAAACAGTACAAAATCGATTTGAGTTAATTCTACACGTTTGTCTGTATcggcttttttattatgttaagagtattttagttataagaTAAGTCAAtagtcaaatatttttcatcgGGAGAATCACAGTATTTTGACGTTTAATTTTGTAggataactattatatttagtgAGACATTACTTGCATAAGTTTAAGGAATTAAGTTTCGTGGCAATATTTAATGGATATGTAAgctttaattgaatatttattattttgaacctACTACGTATTCCctccaaattttattttttacctgtGGCAACGACAATACTGTCATGTATTGCTCAATTGTGCTCACTTTATTCCTTAGCATTCGAttgatattacaattttgtatagatttaattattattaacgtatCATTTTACTTCCAATTTATTTGTCATGATCTGTGAGGGCTTTGCCCATATGTACTTAGAAtagatgaatgaaataaacatttacttaGAATTATAACGATCTTTTATTTCCAATTTATGTGTTGTTTAACTTATCATTTACCAACATGGATTCAAGTGattgaatatttaacttaTGATACACTTATCTTCAAGATAAATTTTCAGATAAAAATTGACAAACGCTATCATGGATGTAGGTACTCGGCATTTTTAAAGGAGTGGGGcataaaaaaactactttCGGAGAATTATGAGTCAAAAGCTAGAAATGGTATTAATAGTAATTCGATGCGCagtcgtatttattattattatttttagtagaaAGTAAACGAAATGAAATAACCGCGCTCATTTTGTATCGAAAGTATCTAACTCGATCCCGTCTCACAAAAATACTTCTTGtctgagaaattttttctattctttcaaaatttctcatttataaagcatttcaatgctataaaactaaaaattaaatttacttcttGTCTATTACTTTATGATAAACAACATTCGGTTGAATATGGAGATCTGTGACCTAAATGCACATTTTTAGTAAACGCGCGTTAATTTTCAAGGttactatataactatatcCTTATTATTAGGGTTACGTACGGGCAACGGGACTCTATAACTAATGCTTCGCTGTCCATCTGTCTGTCGTCAAACAGTATGTCATGAACCgtgatataattgaaattatcagagatacaatgatattatatagaataggGGGACAAATTTTCTTGCAATAAACAAACCCTAGATTTAAGAGCTTCAAGACGCCGTCAGGGTGGGGCAACTTTCCCCCTTGCCCTATATAGTCTTGCAGATCACTTCAATAATCAATTGCATTTTCGTATGTCATGCAATCCTTTGGTAATTGACTTTGAGGTACATCGTTGTTTCTCCGAGTAATTGAGGCAAAAAGGAgtgaaataatagaatttattcaatacaaaacgaactttattgtattaataacaaaaagcaCTAATTAAACAACAACTCTTAGGACTAGATTATTCGATACCTTAGCCTTGGTACGTGGTGCATCTTAACCTactactgttttattttattgtgatttgtttatgaaatagatgtacaatttatttttattgcaataggTTAGAGGGGCTTATGGTTATTTTCAAATCATCAAATCTTCATTCTCAAAAGAACAGAAAGTGAAAATGGTGGATCTTTCGCGCCAATTGGCATCTTGTTTcttattcgtttatttatggTTAAGGTAAAATTataggattaaaaaaatataatataataagataaaattatagtgATAGTGAATATTGGGTTATATAATGAACAATGTAACAATGAATTGagatcattttataaatgtgttaacttttgaaattaatgtttaagtcAGGAAACATACTTTGGAAAATCTCAAACCTGTgctgatatttaattataaatataaactacgCAAGacaatatttctttgtttgtattattttatttccttactCTTACAAACACCATTCTAAGATACTCAATTTCTGCTTATTTATGTTCATGATTATATCACAATTAACTTTAAACACAAAAGCATATCATATTCATTGTTTTGGTAACAATTAGAAAGCAGTCTCATAATATCCAAGCAAGagtattaagtattaataattcttGTTGAAAGGCACATTCTATTCTAATACTAAGCTAAATTCATAGTGCAAGAAGATTTATTGATTAAGGCAATATTTAACTCTATAAATGTTGATTGAAGAATTCATCtctttattttcgtttaagggatttgtttttcattaaatcactgctctaaatatatataacaaataaaattgatcgTAAGgagtaaatttaatagttgTTGCATAATTGTTTAAAGAATATTACAACTCCAAAACTGATGTGTcccaaataataacaataacatatttaagtaaataactgTTTAGAAAGATTAATAAAAGAGTGTGAGGTAAAACTGCTCACCTTAATATGGGCCCTtggtatttgtataataatatttgatgacCTACAACATATCtcttacattttcattattgtttttctcCCAAATTTGTCCAGACGTATACaatctgtatattttatcactaACTAATCTATCGCTAAATTTGATCATGGCACCTTCAAATTTGTGCTGGAATATCTGCATTTCACTCTCATTATAtccattcaaattaaatttcttaggATCACCACATGTCATATATTTATGGGTAGACAGCATATCCAATGATATGCTCTTCACATTGgttgttatgttaaaaatatcatcaaaggATAACATAGTATCCAAATTTCTTATGGCAATCTGTGTTTTTTCCATTGGAACATTgtaataatgtgtttttttcaTGATGTCCGGATATCCCATATCTATATTGTCGTCATCATTTTGATTTAAACAGAATATTAGACTTTCAACCATTGAAGATCTTATAGTCAACATGGGGTCATAGTCTCTCAATAATGCCTGAAGTGTTGTATGAACTCTGGGTACCAGATATTCATCCCAGGACAAAACAGCAACATGACTGACTTTATTCACTTCTTCCTTATCAAATCTGAAGTGCCTGAACAAGCAGTCTAATTCTATAGCATTTCGCACAATGCCGTATGACTTTGAGAAAATAAAAGGATAGTTTAATggataaaattgtatgttcCATTGAGTTATATCATTTGGGAACAGATTGAGTCTTCTTATTACATCTTCTGATATCATGCTGTCATAGATTGTGAAAGAGTCAACACCTACCATGTGgtgaaaaactaaaaactctATAAATGCATCTCTGGATACAATTGGTATTTGATTAGGTATCACGCAGATTGCTGGTACAACAGTATTAACAAATCTTATGTTACTTCTTTCTCTCACCTTTCTCTTAGTATTAACTTGAATTAATCTGTTTATTGGTGCATGAATTGGGTTGATGTTATAATCGTTTATAAAATAGCTTACTCCTTTAGGCCTACCAAAGTTTTTATTCATGGAGCATTCAAAGACATACagtctaaaattatttacaggtTCGGATACAATTTTGTAAGTGAATCTGCCTGATTTAGGTTTCGATTCGTTCTCTAGCCAAATATAGCATCTAAAATTTGGTGATACATGTGCTTTTCCAACAACGATTGTGTCAACAACGTGAGCGTGTTGTGGAGTGAGCTCCTCATATTTTTGGTAGGACCGAAGGAATGACGAATAGGAATAGAAGTTTTCATCAATCTCCTGGAATAGGGGTGGCGTTTCTTTTACTTCCATTGAAGAATTCCTCAGTATTTCAGACAACATCGTAGCGTTAAAACCGGGTCCACAAAATTCAATCTCAGATAAACCGGGTTTTCCGAATATGTTTAAGACCTCAAGCACATAACgcagtttataatattcatgacGGTACATAAGAAGAGTCACTATGCTAAGAAAACAAACAACGAAGAGGATCAGTTGATAGTATTTCCTCATGATGCCGACTGATGACAATTTACGATGAGtcttcatttatttagtatCATGAAACATGTAATATTTACTGTTTAGTTGCGTATTAAAATGATTCTATCATTGACATATTTTGCAGTTTTCCCACACTGgttggtaaatatttttcaagaaaACACCTATATCAATTCAATTTAGTTCAGAATCCGCAacgattcattttaattttgtcaatAAGTTGACAGCAGCTGTTAGTTGACATTAACAGTTGACAGTGttgttctttttgtttttgaatattttatatttgactaCAAAACTTTTAGGCCAAGACGGTATATCACAATCAGGATCACAGATTTAGTTACTACGTAATTCAGGATTCAGTTTATGTCATGTTTATTgacattgtaatttatattaatttcgatgAAAAAGCTGCCTTCTTCATTAAGTAAGTTGTATGCCTTcttttacgtttttaatacgtataataattaaaactaaattcttTACATTGaacatactttattttattacaatagttCAGTTTGTATTATTAGGATTTTTGATTATGTAGAATGTTTTCAGTTAATCAGGAAAAAAACTAGGTAAGCAGGTACTTAATGTTTTAGCACAGTGGTTTGCATGGTTACCAAAAGCAGGTAGGTACATAAGTGTCTACTATCGAATATGTAACCATGATTTGAATGGGCGTATCCTTAATTTTTCTTCTAAGTGTAAACTTAGATtgttactaaaaatatagtaacccgagtgcaaaataaatagaaaacacgCCTGTTTCGTTAAAATTTCgaaatagtataaatactataataccAATTGCATTTTTAGCATTAAGAAAAACTTAATTCCTATCACCAGTCAAGATCTTAAGAAATTTTCTGCTCTTTCATCCAATTATGTCCAATGCACTAACTATATTTACTTACAGACACATCACGTAATAGTATACTAGTCCTACAATTCCTTTCTACAGCTATGTCTTTTAAAGTTACGGCGGAAAAATACGAGGCGAGGATAATTAAGAGAAACTAAAGGGTTTACTGCTTTCACTTTACATAAAAGAAACGATAGGACATGATTCCGATGTAGTATAAAAACTTGACAAATAACTAGctcaattaaaaacattatgaatttttgttaaatggtACAACTATGTTAcgaagtttgagtttgaatattatgtgtatgagaatatatatcgtatttacaaaattaaatttattatgtatattcacaataactattttttcttatgttttacttttcaactattaaattcaaagatattaataaattcattcagACAAACAGTCTCACAACGTAAATACTAAATTCCTCATcgttgatataatatatttctttgccaattttatt
Proteins encoded in this region:
- the LOC119836749 gene encoding uncharacterized protein LOC119836749, yielding MKTHRKLSSVGIMRKYYQLILFVVCFLSIVTLLMYRHEYYKLRYVLEVLNIFGKPGLSEIEFCGPGFNATMLSEILRNSSMEVKETPPLFQEIDENFYSYSSFLRSYQKYEELTPQHAHVVDTIVVGKAHVSPNFRCYIWLENESKPKSGRFTYKIVSEPVNNFRLYVFECSMNKNFGRPKGVSYFINDYNINPIHAPINRLIQVNTKRKVRERSNIRFVNTVVPAICVIPNQIPIVSRDAFIEFLVFHHMVGVDSFTIYDSMISEDVIRRLNLFPNDITQWNIQFYPLNYPFIFSKSYGIVRNAIELDCLFRHFRFDKEEVNKVSHVAVLSWDEYLVPRVHTTLQALLRDYDPMLTIRSSMVESLIFCLNQNDDDNIDMGYPDIMKKTHYYNVPMEKTQIAIRNLDTMLSFDDIFNITTNVKSISLDMLSTHKYMTCGDPKKFNLNGYNESEMQIFQHKFEGAMIKFSDRLVSDKIYRLYTSGQIWEKNNNENVRDML